From one Thalassoroseus pseudoceratinae genomic stretch:
- a CDS encoding choice-of-anchor M domain-containing protein: MLNGFQNFLRDLRSTPLSRRSSRLKGRDRRRGEYRSAIEALESRTLLTSALVEYLTTEHVDIDVQHSSSEWSLGLQASGESQAVQYANDEVVLYAGSPSVSQRPSSSEFDFVGVGSGESFYLLPQNHNPDALFVGFAGYGLNGTVDRYDASVESKGRITGSAAYAKVTLTDVRHTTPDGTPGDGEFSMWQTDTFGGSNVFLSSYDDGVANPNSNGLDTTDGISADDAVWVIAGGHAHYNFGFTQPGRYEVDVKLSAYFGDDGAANTATPNAEGYSESDDITIYFSVQSVGQLQLEQSSYAVDEEAGTASIDVVRTGGSDGQLSVDYSTSDGTADSEDYTSTDGTLVFLDGETRKTITVPILSDTEQEFDETFTIELSEPSPADIDAYLQQQENDANGLLGEVTSATVTIQDDDTTQPFAISGIAASYQPGDIMQARVSGVTLGEGQEIQWRIRPVGTDFTGSVLSRRVPETDTPEAQAGRLDLQLDASYNGYELVASVMQDDQAIATTNWFGPITVANAVEPLSLTYNGPTPFRIGDTATLVATGRELADGESLRIVLNPELDHANLWLQARGYHQLSERTFAFEPPSNNVYPLALQVIRDGLIVAQSEMPEVDVSRVEFFFEGLQPVYRAGQTFSASITVDPDLGDKVIYSWALYDDDQNPWKVAQGEEGRTFEMPLTADLDGERLFIQARVAYDSGNTALIGGAYPYLTVIDDASSQLFLFSALPDHFHQGATIELDLFADPELVEGDTISWEWRWPGMEWQMLPGAEGLNYQLTAEQALSGLEVRATLTFADSQFDPIIAGPVTIEIDDHGAAPLQQLTVAGELSVVAGETVTLTRELPANGATILTTHLWERKAAGESSFTPVAGETGSTLSFAATLADDGAEYRVSILKPDGSVAYGPSPAAVLNVAAESPSPNVVPFGLPDVIGTDLGYVFAPKVADIDGDGDTDILAASLLADKVVWFENLGDGTFGSERIVSDETFYTWEAHPIDLDGDGDQDVIVGGYLGDLVWHENLGDSFGPAQSIDSDVYGPFILGADLNGDGLTDVVVAPDGGADIFWYANEGDGVIGSRNVIATDLDTIAGFVVRDLNGDGHPEVITGELGADQIAFFVNGGDGTFGPKQMVASAEGTAVYAAEDLNADGIADLLVVGLNSLDVGFHAVQPDGSIGPMTLLPNVETPYAATSADFDQDGDQDVLIGSYGDPVVWLQNLGDGTFTEPLEITRELGQVNGIATADLDGDGDPDPVIAAFARGEVAVVQNRFDEFATTIRPPAARTYPAGQNLDVSVHFGFPVTVTGTPSISLQVGDQTVVATYRSGSGTTELLFRYTVVPTDTDDNGIELAANTVDLNDGSIVGPFGDPIDLTLPAVDFSDVLVNGSAPVVQAIERASMENPTAVGEVTFLVTFSEAVTGVDTDNFALTLDGVTGAIVTGVSGSGQEYLVTVSTGTGSGTIGLQVAQTATIEDAEGNPLLEDFVGGEVFSIQRQQVRQITNFYTEGHGDIRIDFEYGLWDLDINPDALNGPFEADEVLIVAGPDSQVTAPSDPAFAFLGVEAGADIYVLPQSSVPPTIPNLGLGSSGIATGTFASYTNDDPRVNATAPWIELQFVDMRGPANGQFSLYTSRVDEPTVWIATSDGVSDEDTFYLQAGSHDHLNWAFTQPGIYEIDVFASGFLDLNDNGTFDEGVDRYTESGIVTY; this comes from the coding sequence ATGCTGAACGGTTTCCAGAACTTCCTTCGTGATCTGCGGAGCACTCCACTGTCTCGCCGATCGAGTCGACTGAAAGGTCGAGATCGACGTCGCGGTGAGTATCGTTCAGCCATCGAGGCCTTGGAGTCTAGGACGCTTCTGACTTCAGCACTTGTCGAATATCTCACCACAGAGCATGTGGACATTGATGTTCAGCACTCGAGTTCTGAGTGGTCGCTTGGTCTGCAAGCCTCTGGCGAGTCTCAGGCCGTTCAATATGCCAATGACGAAGTTGTGCTTTACGCTGGTTCGCCGTCCGTTTCTCAGCGGCCATCGAGTTCTGAGTTTGACTTCGTTGGCGTCGGTTCCGGCGAGAGTTTTTATCTACTACCGCAGAACCACAATCCAGATGCGTTATTCGTTGGTTTCGCGGGCTATGGTCTTAATGGGACTGTCGATCGCTACGATGCATCGGTGGAGTCAAAAGGGCGAATAACAGGCAGTGCAGCCTATGCCAAGGTCACTTTGACGGATGTGCGACATACGACACCCGATGGCACACCCGGTGACGGTGAATTCTCGATGTGGCAAACCGACACGTTCGGTGGATCAAACGTCTTTCTGAGTTCTTACGACGACGGCGTCGCCAATCCGAATTCCAATGGCCTCGATACAACCGATGGCATCTCGGCTGATGACGCAGTTTGGGTCATCGCCGGGGGGCATGCGCACTATAACTTCGGGTTCACGCAGCCTGGTCGCTACGAGGTTGACGTGAAACTGTCGGCTTATTTCGGCGACGATGGTGCGGCGAACACCGCAACGCCAAATGCCGAGGGGTATAGTGAAAGCGACGATATCACAATTTACTTCTCGGTCCAAAGCGTCGGGCAACTGCAGTTGGAACAATCCAGCTATGCGGTGGACGAGGAAGCGGGAACGGCGTCGATTGATGTGGTTCGCACCGGCGGCAGCGACGGACAACTCAGCGTCGACTACTCCACTAGTGACGGCACGGCAGACTCCGAGGACTACACATCGACCGACGGAACACTCGTGTTTCTGGATGGTGAGACTCGCAAGACGATCACGGTTCCCATCCTGAGTGATACGGAACAGGAATTCGACGAAACGTTCACGATTGAGTTGTCCGAACCTTCGCCAGCTGACATCGACGCGTATCTACAGCAGCAGGAGAACGACGCCAACGGTTTGTTGGGAGAGGTCACTTCGGCAACGGTGACAATTCAGGACGACGACACAACCCAACCGTTCGCCATTTCTGGAATCGCTGCGTCGTACCAGCCTGGGGATATCATGCAGGCCCGTGTCTCCGGAGTGACACTGGGAGAAGGGCAGGAGATCCAGTGGCGAATCCGGCCGGTTGGGACTGACTTCACCGGTTCGGTGCTCAGCCGACGTGTTCCCGAGACCGACACTCCGGAGGCTCAAGCTGGCCGTCTCGATCTGCAATTGGACGCATCCTACAACGGATACGAGTTGGTCGCATCCGTCATGCAAGACGATCAGGCGATCGCCACGACCAATTGGTTTGGTCCGATCACCGTGGCCAATGCGGTTGAGCCGTTGTCGCTCACATACAATGGACCAACTCCGTTCCGCATCGGTGATACGGCGACATTGGTTGCGACCGGACGGGAGTTGGCTGACGGCGAGAGCCTTCGCATTGTACTCAATCCGGAACTCGATCACGCCAACCTTTGGCTACAGGCTCGCGGCTACCACCAGCTCAGCGAACGCACGTTTGCCTTTGAACCACCAAGCAACAACGTCTATCCGCTGGCTCTTCAGGTGATTCGAGATGGTCTCATCGTGGCCCAATCTGAGATGCCTGAAGTCGACGTTTCGCGTGTCGAATTCTTCTTTGAAGGGTTGCAGCCCGTATATCGCGCGGGTCAGACATTCAGTGCCTCGATCACGGTCGACCCTGATCTTGGCGACAAAGTGATTTACTCGTGGGCGTTGTACGACGACGATCAAAACCCGTGGAAAGTCGCCCAAGGCGAAGAAGGCCGCACCTTTGAGATGCCGCTCACGGCTGACCTCGATGGCGAGCGACTGTTCATCCAAGCTAGAGTCGCCTACGACAGTGGCAACACGGCTTTGATCGGTGGAGCCTATCCCTACCTGACCGTCATTGATGATGCATCATCTCAGCTCTTCTTGTTCAGCGCACTTCCCGATCACTTCCACCAAGGAGCAACAATTGAACTCGATTTGTTCGCTGATCCCGAATTGGTCGAGGGCGACACGATCAGTTGGGAGTGGCGTTGGCCTGGGATGGAGTGGCAGATGCTTCCCGGTGCCGAAGGCTTAAACTATCAGCTTACTGCGGAACAAGCATTGAGCGGGCTTGAGGTACGGGCGACTCTGACGTTCGCGGATTCGCAGTTCGATCCGATCATCGCCGGTCCGGTGACGATTGAAATCGATGACCATGGCGCGGCGCCGCTACAGCAACTAACTGTTGCCGGTGAATTGTCGGTCGTGGCCGGCGAAACCGTCACTCTAACCCGCGAGTTACCAGCCAACGGGGCAACAATTCTCACGACCCATCTCTGGGAACGGAAGGCCGCGGGTGAGTCGTCATTCACTCCCGTTGCCGGTGAGACGGGCAGCACGCTCTCGTTCGCAGCCACTCTAGCCGACGACGGTGCCGAATATCGCGTCTCGATCCTGAAACCTGACGGATCGGTTGCCTATGGACCGTCTCCCGCAGCGGTTCTGAATGTCGCAGCGGAATCGCCTTCGCCGAATGTTGTCCCATTTGGATTGCCAGATGTGATTGGCACCGATTTGGGTTACGTCTTTGCACCGAAGGTGGCCGACATTGATGGCGACGGTGACACCGATATTCTGGCGGCATCGCTCTTGGCTGACAAAGTCGTTTGGTTCGAAAACCTCGGCGACGGAACATTCGGCTCGGAACGGATCGTCTCTGATGAAACTTTCTACACTTGGGAGGCTCACCCGATTGATCTGGATGGGGATGGAGATCAAGACGTCATTGTGGGGGGCTACCTAGGTGACTTGGTTTGGCACGAAAATTTGGGCGACAGCTTCGGCCCCGCTCAATCTATTGATTCGGACGTGTATGGGCCGTTCATCCTAGGAGCGGATCTCAACGGCGACGGGCTGACCGATGTGGTCGTGGCACCGGATGGTGGTGCGGATATTTTCTGGTACGCCAACGAGGGAGATGGCGTTATCGGCTCACGCAATGTCATCGCCACCGATTTGGACACAATCGCAGGATTTGTCGTCCGTGACTTAAATGGTGATGGTCATCCCGAGGTTATCACGGGCGAGTTGGGAGCGGATCAAATCGCATTCTTCGTCAACGGCGGTGATGGCACGTTTGGACCGAAGCAAATGGTCGCCTCCGCGGAAGGGACTGCGGTGTATGCGGCTGAGGACCTCAACGCCGATGGAATTGCCGATCTCTTGGTCGTTGGTCTAAATTCTCTGGATGTCGGTTTCCATGCCGTTCAGCCGGATGGATCAATCGGTCCAATGACCTTGTTGCCAAACGTAGAAACACCATATGCGGCGACATCTGCGGACTTTGACCAAGATGGAGACCAAGACGTCCTGATCGGGTCGTATGGTGACCCTGTTGTCTGGCTTCAAAATCTCGGCGATGGCACTTTTACCGAACCGCTGGAAATCACCCGTGAGTTGGGGCAAGTCAATGGCATCGCCACTGCCGACCTGGACGGCGACGGTGACCCCGACCCGGTTATTGCCGCATTCGCCCGCGGTGAGGTCGCTGTGGTTCAGAACCGATTTGATGAGTTCGCCACCACGATTCGCCCACCCGCCGCTCGGACTTACCCCGCTGGCCAGAACTTGGATGTCTCAGTCCACTTCGGTTTTCCTGTGACCGTCACGGGCACACCCAGTATCTCGCTGCAAGTTGGTGATCAAACTGTCGTGGCAACCTATCGATCCGGCAGCGGCACGACAGAATTGCTGTTCCGCTACACGGTAGTGCCGACGGACACGGACGATAACGGTATTGAGTTGGCCGCGAACACCGTCGATCTCAACGACGGTTCGATCGTCGGTCCGTTTGGTGACCCCATTGATCTGACGCTCCCGGCGGTCGATTTCTCGGACGTGCTGGTCAACGGGTCCGCTCCCGTCGTGCAAGCGATCGAGCGTGCTTCCATGGAGAACCCCACCGCGGTTGGTGAGGTAACGTTCCTGGTGACCTTCAGTGAGGCGGTGACTGGTGTTGATACGGACAACTTTGCCCTCACGCTGGACGGGGTGACCGGAGCGATTGTCACTGGTGTCAGCGGATCGGGCCAAGAGTACCTCGTAACGGTATCGACGGGGACCGGAAGTGGCACGATTGGGCTGCAAGTTGCCCAAACGGCCACGATCGAAGATGCAGAAGGCAACCCACTACTCGAAGACTTCGTTGGTGGTGAGGTCTTCTCGATTCAGCGTCAACAGGTTCGCCAGATCACGAACTTCTACACCGAAGGTCACGGCGATATCCGCATCGATTTCGAGTACGGTCTATGGGATCTCGACATCAATCCCGATGCCTTGAATGGTCCGTTTGAAGCCGATGAGGTGCTCATCGTCGCTGGCCCGGATAGTCAGGTGACTGCTCCGTCCGATCCGGCGTTTGCCTTCCTGGGTGTCGAGGCGGGAGCAGACATTTACGTCTTGCCCCAATCGAGTGTGCCTCCGACGATCCCGAACCTGGGGCTTGGCAGTTCGGGCATTGCGACGGGGACGTTCGCCAGCTACACCAACGACGATCCGCGAGTGAATGCCACAGCTCCTTGGATCGAACTACAGTTCGTCGATATGCGAGGCCCAGCGAACGGCCAGTTTAGTCTATATACATCCCGTGTGGACGAGCCGACCGTGTGGATCGCAACCAGCGATGGTGTCAGTGACGAAGACACCTTCTACCTTCAAGCTGGCAGTCACGACCACTTGAATTGGGCGTTCACTCAGCCGGGTATCTATGAGATCGATGTGTTCGCCAGCGGATTCCTCGACCTCAATGACAACGGCACTTTTGACGAAGGCGTCGACCGCTACACCGAGAGCGGCATCGTCACCTAC
- a CDS encoding endonuclease domain-containing protein: protein MGVSLLQTQELDRRSRRPTISVLCGPTAACLGEWKRWCRENQRTCVATHSVTPDQWLPDYVSAFLQECDPWQVTEQYLAERLSQKIGPGDLSKKSVHEIQLLCESAALDDSGSDRLCQELLLARCQARPVTVADVCEWCGHPEILGEEPVDVLSAIVDYLPPGTSPAMIISPPSDSDSANSSQVEFIKSAASQLAHVTAQVPSFTVGLNVPPDAFQRYLHETPECFSKAVLRESVVPIRNVSAEEVADLLRQRIGDRVTRHRSAIDRLTQRGASRELVERFIDAVIEQETARQSPSPTCDDHAKSASPTQPLSFVDTIEESEQGGARSAAEMFLFSIFEETLDLAGLFELNGRLGFPFGNQPAEVDLVCSSKRIAVEIDGYHHFTNSAAYRRDRRKDVLLQQHGYFVLRFLADDVVTELETIIETVRSAIHWRNESPKT, encoded by the coding sequence ATGGGCGTGTCACTGTTGCAAACTCAGGAATTGGATCGCCGAAGTCGTCGGCCAACGATCTCCGTCTTATGTGGTCCAACGGCCGCATGCTTGGGCGAATGGAAGCGTTGGTGTCGTGAGAATCAGCGGACATGCGTGGCGACTCACAGCGTGACACCCGACCAATGGCTTCCCGACTACGTATCGGCGTTCCTCCAGGAATGCGATCCGTGGCAAGTCACGGAGCAATACCTGGCAGAGCGACTCTCGCAAAAAATTGGGCCGGGCGATTTATCTAAGAAGTCCGTGCATGAAATCCAACTCCTTTGCGAATCGGCGGCGTTGGACGACTCCGGCAGCGACCGTTTGTGTCAGGAGTTGCTGCTTGCACGGTGCCAAGCCCGACCCGTTACGGTAGCCGATGTGTGCGAATGGTGTGGTCATCCGGAGATTCTTGGCGAGGAGCCGGTTGACGTTCTCAGTGCGATTGTCGATTACCTGCCACCGGGTACGAGTCCGGCGATGATAATTTCGCCACCGAGCGACTCCGATTCGGCAAACTCATCGCAAGTGGAGTTCATTAAGTCGGCCGCGTCGCAACTCGCCCATGTGACCGCTCAAGTCCCAAGTTTCACGGTGGGACTGAATGTGCCCCCCGACGCTTTTCAACGGTATTTGCACGAGACTCCAGAGTGCTTCTCGAAAGCCGTGCTACGGGAATCCGTCGTTCCCATCCGCAATGTATCCGCTGAAGAAGTCGCGGACCTACTCAGACAACGAATCGGCGACCGCGTGACTCGCCATCGATCTGCGATTGATCGACTCACCCAACGGGGAGCATCCCGCGAGCTTGTCGAACGTTTCATCGATGCCGTCATCGAACAGGAAACCGCCCGGCAATCGCCGTCGCCCACGTGCGATGATCACGCGAAGTCTGCATCACCCACTCAACCGTTATCATTCGTAGACACCATCGAGGAATCGGAACAAGGTGGGGCACGAAGTGCAGCAGAGATGTTTTTGTTTAGTATATTCGAAGAAACACTAGATCTGGCGGGTCTGTTCGAACTGAATGGTCGACTCGGTTTCCCATTTGGAAACCAACCCGCTGAAGTCGATTTGGTGTGTTCTTCGAAAAGAATCGCGGTGGAAATCGACGGCTATCATCACTTCACGAACTCGGCGGCTTATCGACGAGACCGTCGCAAAGACGTCTTGCTTCAACAGCACGGATATTTCGTATTGCGATTTCTGGCGGACGATGTGGTGACGGAGTTGGAGACAATCATCGAAACCGTTCGATCCGCAATTCACTGGCGAAACGAATCCCCCAAAACCTGA